A window of Acropora muricata isolate sample 2 chromosome 3, ASM3666990v1, whole genome shotgun sequence contains these coding sequences:
- the LOC136911772 gene encoding kelch-like protein 3, whose translation MVDLLLSRCAKFRLEEQFIDVRLKIGKDCLPAHRIVLAANSNYFYAMFTKAMKESNQELIELKQKGISAEVLKIILNSIYGEDLRVNEHNALEILATADHLQFTNVVQKCCDFLVREFKRVRFDVQRYCQLIDVADTRALGDLKEAVQYSVATKFQDICHSEEFLSQMNADQLISILKRDDLYVPSETFVFKSVMRWVNYRKEERMPFAAKVIDAVRLGLVDITTLIEELNTKDFQQVSKIQKILFEASIYFNAPSQMTQFSEKAKPRAMSRVLVAIKPKWCQVQQFDFKDKVWQPLPSVAVIPGANTCVTAELVGNNVYVGENDTKEDQRSYVWCYNIEKNLWHKLPPLHGQIGTLCAMGDYLYAISSDFKQIPQRYSFFKRQWQSIARIEVEGDDQGEDISPSVIFMNGAVVFHSKLYVGYECKYAFPVASFDSSPETTTARFKMYCFDEGQNQWHKESRQDVDPGSHFGSCLFLVTNKICLASGPFYIDNNTGIPVGGPASVNVYDESTGQWYREEQRHISQNNLGAVEVDGKVYFIINKFPVDSGIRIPQGEVFPVCLGEWANIVKNNEDTALCYLPRTKKMNEN comes from the exons TTAGGCTTGAGGAACAGTTCATCGATGTGCGTTTGAAAATAGGCAAAGATTGTCTTCCAGCACATCGCATCGTTCTCGCAGCGAATAGTAATTACTTTTACGCCATGTTTACAAAAGCAATGAAGGAATCGAATCAAGAATTGAttgaattaaaacaaaaaggcaTTTCAGCCGAGGTCTTGAAGATTATCCTGAATTCCATCTACGGCGAGGATCTACGGGTTAACGAGCACAATGCATTGGAAATTCTTGCCACTGCTGACCACCTTCAATTTACAAATGTTGTCCAAAAGTGCTGCGATTTCTTGGTAAGAGAATTTAAGAGGGTTCGATTTGATGTGCAAAGATATTGCCAGCTGATTGATGTAGCAGATACTCGGGCTCTTGGGGATCTAAAGGAGGCTGTCCAATACAGTGTGGCCACTAAGTTCCAGGACATTTGTCACAGCGAAGAATTCCTCTCGCAAATGAATGCAGATCAGTTGATTAGTATCCTCAAGCGAGATGACCTCTATGTCCCTTCAGAGACGTTTGTCTTCAAATCTGTAATGCGTTGGGTAAATTACCGGAAGGAGGAGAGAATGCCATTTGCTGCAAAAGTGATCGACGCAGTTCGACTTGGTCTAGTGGATATTACAACACTTATTGAAGAACTCAACACAAAGGACTTCCAACAAGTATCAAAGATTCAAAAAATCCTTTTTGAGGCGTCTATTTACTTCAATGCTCCTTCTCAGATGACACAGTTTTCAGAGAAAGCAAAGCCACGAGCCATGAGCCGG GTTCTTGTTGCTATTAAACCCAAATGGTGCCAAGTGCAGCAGTTTGATTTTAAAGACAAAGTTTGGCAGCCCTTGCCCTCCGTAGCTGTAATCCCTGGCGCGAATACTTGTGTCACCGCAGAGCTTGTTGGGAACAACGTGTATGTCGGCGAGAATGACACAAAAGAGGATCAGCGCAGCTACGTGTGGTGCTACAATATTGAAAAGAATCTGTGGCATAAACTGCCACCCTTACATGGCCAAATCGGTACATTATGTGCCATGGGAGATTACCTGTACGCAATCAGTTCCGATTTCAAGCAAATTCCGCAACGCTACAGTTTCTTTAAACGTCAATGGCAAAGTATTGCAAGAATAGAGGTTGAAGGAGATGATCAAGGAGAGGACATTTCTCCTTCGGTGATTTTTATGAATGGAGCAGTGGTTTTTCATTCAAAGCTCTATGTCGGATATGAATGCAAGTACGCTTTTCCGGTTGCATCCTTCGATAGTTCACCAGAAACGACCACAGCACGATTTAAAATGTATTGCTTTGACGAAGGACAAAATCAGTGGCACAAAGAAAGCCGACAAGATGTTGATCCGGGATCCCACTTTGGTTCTTGTCTCTTTCTGGTGACTAATAAAATTTGCCTTGCCAGTGGTCCCTTCTATATCGATAACAACACTGGTATCCCAGTGGGTGGCCCTGCCTCTGTGAACGTCTATGATGAGTCAACTGGTCAGTGGTATCGTGAAGAACAAAGACACATTTCTCAGAACAACCTTGGCGCCGTGGAGGTTGATGGGAAGGTGTATTTTATCATCAACAAATTTCCTGTTGACAGTGGCATTAGAATCCCTCAAGGAGAAGTGTTTCCTGTTTGCTTGGGCGAGTGGGCGAACATAGTGAAGAACAACGAAGATACAGCATTGTGTTATCTTCCACGAACGAAAAAGATGAACGAAAATTAA